A region from the Benincasa hispida cultivar B227 chromosome 12, ASM972705v1, whole genome shotgun sequence genome encodes:
- the LOC120068395 gene encoding small ribosomal subunit protein S13, mitochondrial-like isoform X1, whose product MPLTSLLRSPLAVMLGTPFKPTEMFGVRCSLGIVSNALRHRFQRIESIHIRAGMEIPNNKPLKYALQYINGIGRSRANQVLSELHLENKLAKDLTKRELVDLVDEISKYTVGHELSNCVKKDISRLQAIKCYRGIRHEQGLPCRGQRTKTNARTMKSKQIFVIGNKKAFR is encoded by the exons ATGCCCCTCACGTCGCTCCTTCGCTCTCCGTTAGCTGTAATGCTCGGAACTCCATTCAAACCCACAG AGATGTTTGGAGTTCGATGTTCGTTGGGGATTGTCTCTAATGCTCTTCGTCATCGCTTCCAACGA ATCGAATCGATTCACATAAGAGCAGGTATGGAGATTCCCAATAACAAGCCGCTCAAATATGCGCTTCAGTACATTAACGGAATTGGCCGATCGAGAGCAAACCAAGTTCTTTCTGAGCTTCACTTGGAGAACAAGCTTGCCAAGGATTTGACTAAAAGAGAGCTGGTTGATCTTGTGGACGAAATTTCCAAGTACACGGTCGGACATGAGTTG AGTAATTGTGTTAAGAAGGACATTTCTAGGTTGCAGGCCATTAAGTGCTACAGAGGGATTAGGCATGAGCAAGGATTACCATGTAGAGGCCAACGAACAAAGACCAATGCTAGGACTATGAAGTCAAAGCAGATCTTTGTTATTGGAAATAAGAAAGCCTTTCGTTGA
- the LOC120068395 gene encoding small ribosomal subunit protein S13, mitochondrial-like isoform X2, translating into MFGVRCSLGIVSNALRHRFQRIESIHIRAGMEIPNNKPLKYALQYINGIGRSRANQVLSELHLENKLAKDLTKRELVDLVDEISKYTVGHELSNCVKKDISRLQAIKCYRGIRHEQGLPCRGQRTKTNARTMKSKQIFVIGNKKAFR; encoded by the exons ATGTTTGGAGTTCGATGTTCGTTGGGGATTGTCTCTAATGCTCTTCGTCATCGCTTCCAACGA ATCGAATCGATTCACATAAGAGCAGGTATGGAGATTCCCAATAACAAGCCGCTCAAATATGCGCTTCAGTACATTAACGGAATTGGCCGATCGAGAGCAAACCAAGTTCTTTCTGAGCTTCACTTGGAGAACAAGCTTGCCAAGGATTTGACTAAAAGAGAGCTGGTTGATCTTGTGGACGAAATTTCCAAGTACACGGTCGGACATGAGTTG AGTAATTGTGTTAAGAAGGACATTTCTAGGTTGCAGGCCATTAAGTGCTACAGAGGGATTAGGCATGAGCAAGGATTACCATGTAGAGGCCAACGAACAAAGACCAATGCTAGGACTATGAAGTCAAAGCAGATCTTTGTTATTGGAAATAAGAAAGCCTTTCGTTGA
- the LOC120068396 gene encoding 30S ribosomal protein S13, chloroplastic-like: protein MAQSLAMPLAPSLSVICNARNSNPLSNTLSFPISNPQVRGLQIKCVRVGGVEIPNNKRVQYSLQYIHGIGRNNAKKILFDLNVENKITKDLSEEELISIRDEVSKYMIEGDLRRFNALAIRRLKEIQCYRGIRHIQGLPCRGQRTKNNCRTLKGKKVAIAGKKKAPR from the exons ATGGCGCAGAGTTTAGCAATGCCCCTCGCTCCTTCGCTTTCCGTTATCTGCAATGCTCGGAACTCCAATCCTCTCTCTAACACCCTCTCCTTCCCCATTTCAAACCCTCAG GTTCGTGGTCTTCAAATCAAGTGTGTACGTGTTGGAGGAGTTGAGATACCAAACAACAAGCGAGTTCAATACTCCCTTCAATATATACATGGTATTGGTCGCAACAATGCTAAGAAAATACTGTTTGATCTAAACGTGGAgaataagataaccaaggactTATCTGAGGAGGAACTAATATCTATCCGAGATGAAGTTTCCAAGTACATGATTGAAGGAGATCTG AGGCGTTTCAATGCACTTGCCATAAGGAGATTGAAAGAGATTCAGTGTTATAGAGGGATTCGACACATTCAGGGGTTGCCTTGCAGAGGACAGCGAACGAAAAACAACTGCAGAACCTTGAAGGGTAAGAAGGTTGCTATTGCAGGGAAGAAGAAGGCTCCTCGTTGA